A single genomic interval of Candidatus Omnitrophota bacterium harbors:
- a CDS encoding acetyl-CoA carboxylase carboxyltransferase subunit alpha, with the protein MAMMPGFEFEKPIIELERKIEELKGLTSHKDINISGEIKTLEGKLLQIKTDVYENLTPWQRVQIARHPKRPYTLDYIEMMMTDFIEIHGDRHFSDDKAMICGLAKIDGESIVVIGHQKGRDTKENLERNFGCANPEGYRKAMRVMYMAAKFNLPIVTFIDTPGAYPGIGAEERGQAEAIAYNLREMADLRTPILIFVIGEGGSGGALGIGVGDRIYVMENAYYSVISPEGCAAILWKERSRSPDAAMALKLTAKDLIEMKIIDGMIKEPLGGAHRDPQGTATSLKKVIKKELTSLKAIPKDKLIKARYDKIRSVGVFKES; encoded by the coding sequence ATGGCGATGATGCCCGGGTTTGAATTCGAGAAACCCATCATAGAATTAGAGAGAAAGATAGAAGAGCTTAAAGGGCTCACCTCCCACAAGGATATAAATATTTCCGGCGAGATCAAGACCCTGGAAGGCAAACTCCTTCAGATAAAGACGGATGTATACGAAAATCTTACCCCATGGCAGCGAGTCCAGATAGCCCGCCATCCGAAAAGGCCGTACACACTTGACTACATCGAGATGATGATGACGGACTTTATCGAGATACACGGCGACAGGCATTTTTCCGATGACAAGGCCATGATATGCGGCCTGGCGAAGATCGACGGGGAGAGCATAGTCGTGATCGGCCATCAGAAGGGAAGAGATACCAAAGAGAACCTCGAAAGGAATTTCGGCTGCGCCAACCCTGAGGGCTATAGGAAAGCGATGAGGGTGATGTATATGGCCGCCAAGTTCAACCTGCCCATCGTCACCTTCATAGATACGCCGGGCGCATACCCCGGAATAGGCGCCGAAGAGAGGGGCCAGGCTGAAGCGATCGCATATAACCTGAGAGAGATGGCGGACCTGAGGACGCCGATACTGATCTTTGTAATAGGCGAGGGCGGTTCGGGCGGAGCGCTTGGCATAGGCGTTGGCGACAGAATCTATGTGATGGAGAACGCCTATTATTCGGTGATATCTCCCGAAGGCTGCGCGGCTATACTATGGAAAGAACGCTCCCGTTCGCCTGATGCCGCTATGGCGCTGAAGCTGACCGCGAAGGACCTGATCGAGATGAAGATAATCGATGGTATGATAAAAGAGCCTCTCGGAGGAGCCCACAGGGATCCTCAGGGGACGGCCACTAGCCTGAAAAAAGTGATAAAGAAGGAACTGACGAGCCTGAAGGCCATTCCAAAAGACAAACTGATAAAAGCAAGATATGATAAAATCAGATCCGTTGGCGTTTTTAAAGAATCGTAA